Sequence from the Xiphophorus maculatus strain JP 163 A chromosome 16, X_maculatus-5.0-male, whole genome shotgun sequence genome:
AAGAATAAGTGAAAtcgttttggttttttttcacaattcaaatttctttaaatctaaCACTTACAACATAAGTAcctaaatatgttttcttttttttaaaaaacactaacacttgcttgtttttatttatttttttatttaaagattgcAACAGTATTGGTTTATTTGTGAAattcttttgctttatttacatCCAGAATTttcgtttttaaaaatattacattgcATTATTTCCTGAAGTGGCTTGTCAACACGTCATAACTGTGAAAACAATTCAGAAGTGACATAATATTAGGGATTTCTCCAATTGCACCGTCTTTATAGCTGCAGTGTGAAACATTTTTGCTACAACATTTAAGCTTGTCTCTatgccaaataaataaaatagctaCACATAAAATTTTGTATCCAACCCTGTTCAACTAATTGTGGTTTGGATTATTGCTTGAGCGAGTCGACTATTATATAGTGTGAGAGAAACCCGTAATCATGTTACCCAGTTCACCTACTGTAGACTAGCAGTAGATTATGAAAAATGGGATTGAAATAATTAGTAAAGAAGCAAAAAATGACACACAGGTGGCTAGAAAACATTCCATAACAGACGGATCATTTTTGtacctgaaataaaaatcagtcatAAAATGAAACTGGTGCAAAACAACATGTAAAGACAACAGCCGGTGAATGGGAATATCAGTCCAATTTGGTTGTGGATCCCCTCACTGCTTCATCCCCAGCATGATTTCTTATCCACATAAGGCCAACAACCGAACCTTCACCTGTGCAAAACGACAAAGGGAAAAAATGGCCACCACCTGTTTTAAAGACATAATCGAGTGTTTGGATTTGAGCAGTGACCCTGCCTGAGTGTCTGCAGTTCAGGAAGGCCCGGCATGGGGAACTGCCCGGCGAAGGCCTCCACCTCCACCCTGACCTCTGACACCAGCTGCTGGAACTTCCCTCCCTGAGCCAACGCCTGGACGAACTCCTTCAGGTTGGCCTTCTTCTCTGCACTTCCAAAGTCAGCTTAATACCTGCAGGGAGAAAGTACAGCGAACCTTATACTTAAATAATGCTTGTTGTGGTGAAGGTCTCCTTTTTACTGCTGAAGCTTACCTCTGTGGATAAAACGTGACACTTTTTTGAAGATTTCCTCTACCAAACCTCTGGAGGACAGAGCCGGAGAGCCAAACCTCAGACCGCTTGGAAGCAAAGCACTACTAGCAtctatggagaaaaaaaaaaagagaaaaatcacttttacattttatgtatgCAATGATCCTTTTGGTGCAGTTTTCGAACATCATTTTCTTCAGACCAatttaaagattgttttttttttaattgctcttttgtttacattaacaaaatgtaaatgactTATCAGTTCCTGGCTTTTCCTACTGCCCTCATATATTCCTCTTATGAACCAGATTGTATTACCAATCAGGTATTACCAATCTTATGTAATACCCTTTCAAAGCACATTATTATATTAAAAGTAGTATTATAATAGGATTATTACACAAACCAGTAATTTAGCTTATGCTACTTCAACTGGACACCTTTGGATACTTGACTGCAAAACTGCAAACCAGAAATAGGAGAGATGGGGGGATACAAGCCtaaaaaaattagaaagaaTCAGGTGTGGAATAATTGTTGTGAGGAGTTAAAACTGTGGtcattgtttaaataaaaaaaaagtgtataaaaatcattttctaaaaaagaaatacaataaggtttgattatgattgttttgtcttttacaaaTTTGTCTACAGCTGGAATTCATTGGGGACATGTTTTAGAAAAGATATTGGAAAAATTTGGCtgctttaattttgatgatggtgtatttaaacaaaaacaatgtgaagGTATAACAAGCTTCTAATTCCACgtacacattttcagtctttccattgacaagaatttaaatattatctATTTCTGTACTCGTTTTGtctcttgttttgcttttattttttctgcattgtgtttttttctctctctgtttttggaaacattataaataaatatacacagACTAAAAAAATGGTTTCCGCAATAGGTTTATTAATCTCTCCAAATTGCCTTTGCGTATCAATGTGTGATAGATGACGGTAGAGGTGGTTGCTCTCAGTTTTACCTCTGCCCATGTTACTTATAGAATATCATATAATCGTTTACAGAATACCTAGACAGGTGTTCTTGTTGCAAGAAATCGCACAGGCTTGCAAGACCTTCTCAGCTCGTCCTCCATCCGTTTCTTTATTGCGCAAGTCCGTCAGGATTAGGTGATTGTCAGAACCGCCTCTACAGGAAGCAACCAACAGCAGAGAAAGATCCAGCATGCGCAACACCCCGCTATGCAAACTCCCTTTTCTTAAATTACTTGCAATAATAGAAAATGTATTGTCTTAACCAAAAGTGCCAGACTCCAGTACTTGTCTTCTTAACTTTTCTGCACATATTAGATGCATTTGTTCTTTAACAGAACTGATTCAAGTGAATGACTTGCTATCAGGCCTTTGTGGAGATGAATGACATGATAATGGAGGAATTTAGCCATTTCATTAATGTTGTTCATGTTGGAGAAGGGAAGCGTCTACAGGATGCAGGATGGTCGCTCTCGAGGATTGGACATGGACATCCCTGATCCAAACAATGAAATGGAAGTAAATAGACTTAGTTGGAAGCATTTCCCATTGCtgcaaaaataatacaataaaattctGCCTGGATGTGTCTAATTAGCCCAATATGTGTGCGACGTCTATCAGTGACAGTCCATGAGGGAACTGGACAGAGCTTTGCAGTTAGCAATAATGCTTTGCAATAATACACACATTTCACCACTtttgaatgtaatttttttttaaatgtattgtttaattCATTACATCTAATGAATAAAGCACATTTCTTTATagaaatgtgctttattttaaagtcagagcaaattacatttaaaattaaaaaaacagacatacaCAGTCACTCTTCTTTTATTCAGTTGTAATTTAACTTAATTGAATGCAGCACTATTGACCTATTTATTAAGTTATACAATAGAGTCATATACATCTAAATTAGTAATGTATGGATCCAAATCAGTGACTCAAGCTGGAACAGTTTGTCAAAACACCGAATGGGAAGTCACGACACCATTAATGTTCAATCGTTCCAGCGCAGCCTCTAGTCACCGCTGACAAAcaatcacatttaaaacagcaaaacttcGTAACGACGGCAAATAAGAAGTGAAATGTTTCTCCCCCGTTGAGAAAAGGGAAAGGTTGGATTTGTGGGAACATGTTGAAGTCATCTTGATTGGAGGAGAAAGGAGAGGGAAGCTTTCCGCTCTACAGTTCAGGAAGGCCCGGCATGGGGAACTGCCCGGCGAAGGCCTCCACCTCCGCCCTGACCTCTGACACCCGCTGCTGGAACTTCTCTCCCTGAGCCAGCGCCTGGACGAACTCCTTCAGGTTGGCCTTGGGGTCCAGACTTCTCTGCACTTCCAAAGTCAGCTCAATGCCTGCAGGGAGAAACCACCCcaagtattttactttttaaaatatttgctatgGCAGACATGTCTGTCTCTaggtaattaaaataataataataaaagaaacatttttagttcaCATTACCTCTATGAATGAAGTGGGCCACCTTCTTGAAGTCTTCCTCTACCATTCCTCTGGAGGTCAGAGCCGGAGAGCCAAACCTCAGACCGCTTGGACGCAGAGCACTCTTATCGCCTACGAAGAACATGAAGGTCAGAGAATTACCAAATGACCCCAAGAAACAGAATATTAATTTAACCAATTTAAAGGGCCAACATTATGTGCTTTAATTTCAGGCAAATAGtgtcattttgtagcacaatcaagtaactatatgTTCACTTCagaagttataaaaatgctgtatgtatcaaatatgacttaaaagaaatttgacttcgtaATTTAACgcattgaaattgggcctctgtctctttaagaactcctgctctttctgaagcttcgccttcaggaagtcatcacaacacggCTCCTCCTCCatagcgttttttttttttttttttaccagcgtttcattGAGAAATAGTTCGTATAATGATGCACAGCtcaaccaggtgtttgctgattgctgctggctagtctgaaggagctgagtggcgGAGTCGTGGAACCTCGGAAACTTGGAAAaggcagctctgaggaggagccgcaccttgaaggcggagctaggttcACCAGGGTGTTTTGCACAGCcaaatggttgccacaggaAACCagaggatttttcaaacattaataaaagaatcaaggcaacactcaggtatgtttttgattggggaataacattatgacatgatgtaaagctcaaaaaggaTTTGGCTAAATACTGCCCCTTTTAACTATTCCGCCAGTTTAAACTGACCTGGACAGGTGTTCTTGTTGCAGGCGACGGCGCAGGCCTCCAAGACCTTCTCAGCTCGTCCTCCGTCCGTTCCTTTGTTGCGAAGGTCCAGCAGGATTAAATGGTTGTCAGAACCGCCTGCGCAGGAAGCAGCAAAGACAAACGTCTGACTGGCATCACATTAAATCCGCCACAGTAGTCGGTGTTGCAGTAAAATCGTAGCGTGCGACGCCTACCAGTGACGATCTTGTAGCCGAGGTCCATGAGGGAGCTGGACAGAGCTTTGCAGTTAGCAAGAACCTGCAGCTGGTAAGCCTTAAACTCTGGAGTCAAGGCTTGTTTCAGAGCCACGGCAACACCTGCCAGGGACGGACATGTACCTCAGCGACACTGACTCCAACATAAATCAATAcagttccttgcaaaagtatacATGCAGTATGCCTTGgacatttagtttttagtcacacgcaaccacaaacttcacaaTTCTGCCTTAGTTTGTCCCACTAAAGCATTCCACAGTGGGAGGAAAATAGAGCATTCAATGTTCTTTACTAGGGATGTTTATATATCGGCACTAATGTCGGTATCGGACGatatctttcatttttttaagatattgGTGTCAGTCTGacaaattattatatatattttttccgcTTCACATGTAAGCCCTGCCTTGTCTTTCTGactgtaatgtgaaaaacagagagaaaaagttCATTGATAAGCAATCAATGAGtaaattgcatgataaattaagatGAGCTCGATCACTCCCATCAtgctgatttgtattttttgaagggcagttTTGTTTACGGAGACTTTCGtagtccattttatttatttattgcttcgGTTTGCGAGTGgcgtttgtttctgtttttatttacggttgttgtgttttactttggatCTTTGAAATAGCTTCCAGTTCTAGTGTACAAAGTTAACGTTTATTGGCCTTTGAGAGGGCGAACTcccattattatgccattattaatACACAAGTTGAAAGTGGTTCTAAAATAACATTGCTGCCACGTGTCAGAATAATGTCTGAGACaattttatcatccagtaaaatctattattgtgacaggcctaactgTAGATGTCAAAACGATGGCTTCATAAAAGcagtaataatagtaataattgtACCTGCAATAGCGTGGTTGTGTGGCCCTCCCTGCAGCCCTGGAAACACAGCCTGGTTGATCAAAGACTCCAAGTTGTACAGCGTCTCTTTGCCTTTGGCGTCCACACTCCGTACCCCTGGTGGACGGACGGCGGAGTGGATCAGAGAAACTTTGCGAACCGGACAGAGGAAAATTCAAAGGGTCCTCACGCATGCGGGCTTTGTGAAAGAGTCTACCTTTCCGATAGAAGATGAGCCCGGCACGGCAGCCGCGGAGAGTTTTGTGAGTCGTCGTCGTGACGATGTCACAGTGATCAAAGGGCGAGGGCACGACCCCGGCTGCCACCAGCCCACTGATGTGAGCCATGTCCCCCATCAGATAGGCGCCGTTCTCGCTGGCGATCTGCTGCAAGCGGCCGTAGTCAAGGTTACGGGAATAGCAGCTTGTTCCTAAAATaagcagaaatgtaatttttttatataaataaatatatgctaCATTTACAGAGGATAATCTACATATCTGAATTTCTCTCTTAGACAGAAAACCACACTTCCTccattattataattattattaattattattattattactatattaATGAACCTGCGATGATGAGCTTTGGGTGGAACAGCCGGGCGTTTTCCTGCAGTTTGTCATAATCAATGTAGCCGGTTTCTGGGTTCACCTGAAAACgaccacaaaaaaaaccacataaACTAAAAGATACACAATCCTTAAATAGGAAATAACATTAGCTAATTCAACCTACAATTAGTTTAATCGGATTCAGATTTATAGAGCTTTATACGGCAAGTCCAAGTAGGCagataatttatatttatgtaagtaatttaaaagaaaagaaaaaataaattaaaggcaTCCCAACAaagcaattaaaacaaattatgtcACTAAACAACATAAGTTTAAAATAAGTGTTCTccatatttattacaaataattatctataataataattattattattattaataattattaatccCTATTAATCCCTGGGATTGACCTCATAAACACACCATCGCTCATTACTTTGGGAAACTGGGTCTCTAACTGAACACATGCAGAGAAAAGGCACCTTATAGGGCATGGATTCAAAGAAGATGGACGTTGCtgagattttcttcttctcGGTCATGAAGCCATGAGTGAGGTGGCCGCCGTCGGGAAGGTCCAGGCCCATGATCCGGCCGTGCGGTTCCACCACAGCGGCGTAGACCGCAAAGTTGGCCGGGGAACCTTGTGGAGAAACGGAGAAGCAACGTGAAGATAAGAGCAAAGAGATCAACAAAGAGAAGCCATCTTTAGGGGCCGTTCTACATCCTGCCcagcatttaaaattaataattcaattttaaatGCGAAATATTGCACAGATCCACTACAAAGAGCGCAACATATCTCCAGATAAGGTGATATGGCAAACCTTGTGGACATACTTTTCAGTATACtgacatttctgtgttaaaaagATACTTTGCTTATtcatcttaaaaaatattaaaattttctcagGAACtgaattttaggttttctgcATGTCATGATGatcaaaagcaacagaaataaataaacacgtGACATATATAATCCCATAAACAATCAGTCTATTTAAGAGTTTCACTTCCTGAACTGAATTACTCAAATGAATAGACAGTTTGTTGATACTCTACGTTCCTGAGACGTACGTTAGCTAGTTCGTCCTCCAAGCCACAATcagtgaaaatattgtttatttttacatttataaacacatttttcagtaatattgaggaggaatgaaaaaaaacaaatcatagtTTAAACGGACCAAGCAGTAAAAAGTGTCCACACCACTGGATGTTTCACGCTTTGTGTTGCTTTcacaaatcaatcatgatcGACAAAATTTGCcgttttttgacaaaaaaatgacacaatatTCATGTGATTGCTTATTTCatgtttagtatttttatttatttggcagtactttataaaaatgtgttttcactttgacattaaagggttcctttgttgttgttttaaattaaaaaaaaaaaaaaaaaagccaaattttgttGCTCATGATTTATACGGAGCTAAATTTGGgcaaaaaagtttgtttaaaaaataaaaaattaaattaaaatgaaactgaatttgaaactgaacaaaaagatcagaactacttttcagatttaagggttttttctgttcttattttattattactattgaacaaactttatggacTCAATTTAGCTCCATAGCTTGATTTGGAAAAAGCAGTAAAGCGGGTAAATCCTCCAAGTGAATACTTTTACTATCTCTGTGCATACTGTTTACATCTGTTAAGGTGCAGATTTATCACCTGAGTACGGCTGTGCATTAACTCCCCACTTCTCAGAGTTCAGACCAAAGGCCTCCAGCGCCCTCTTCTGGCAAAGCCTTTCCAGCTCATCGACATGTTCAGTTCCGCCATAGTACCTGAAGTGATGAATCATGCTCATAGGTACCATAAATAACATCATTTAGTAAACAAAAACGGATCAGGGCTCGTACCGCTGGCCGGGGTAACCCTCAGAGTACTTGTTGTTCATGCAGGAACCGAGAGCTTCAAGAACCGCTCTGCTGGCGAAGTTCTCCGAAGCGATCAGCTCCAGTCCGTACGTCTGCCTGTGCTTCTCCTTCTTTATGATGGAGAACACCTGAATCGcaagaaacacaaaactgttaCCACACAACAATGCGTGAACTGCAACAACACTTAAttcagggccggcccaagcctttTTGAGACCCTAATTAGCTTCTTTTAGGGGCTTTGCCAGAAGAGAAAGAAACccttaaatctgaaaagttgttttgtacatttgtgttcagcttcaaattcttttttcagtttcagtttcttttttttaacaaactttttttgctcaaa
This genomic interval carries:
- the shmt1 gene encoding serine hydroxymethyltransferase, cytosolic yields the protein MSLTNGHSVGKETWDSHNKMMLEPLSVSDSEVFSIIKKEKHRQTYGLELIASENFASRAVLEALGSCMNNKYSEGYPGQRYYGGTEHVDELERLCQKRALEAFGLNSEKWGVNAQPYSGSPANFAVYAAVVEPHGRIMGLDLPDGGHLTHGFMTEKKKISATSIFFESMPYKVNPETGYIDYDKLQENARLFHPKLIIAGTSCYSRNLDYGRLQQIASENGAYLMGDMAHISGLVAAGVVPSPFDHCDIVTTTTHKTLRGCRAGLIFYRKGVRSVDAKGKETLYNLESLINQAVFPGLQGGPHNHAIAGVAVALKQALTPEFKAYQLQVLANCKALSSSLMDLGYKIVTGGSDNHLILLDLRNKGTDGGRAEKVLEACAVACNKNTCPGDKSALRPSGLRFGSPALTSRGMVEEDFKKVAHFIHRGIELTLEVQRSLDPKANLKEFVQALAQGEKFQQRVSEVRAEVEAFAGQFPMPGLPEL